The genome window ttcagaaagtGATGACACGTGTAgcattaacggtaagttaataactttagcgactatacaaaaatatcgatctcgttttactttcccattttaaaaattaaaagccgtttcggaaaggtagtggccctttaagtatcataaaatatgatatgaaaataaacttgcacacacagaaaaataaaaaatatggcATCTATAGATAGAGGTTGTTCTTTACCTGGTAATTATCAAACAACTACATAAGCTACCACGGTCAAAccaataataatgatattttgtatttccaTGAGATTTCCTTCCTTTGATTAATCTGTACAGCGGCCACCATTAGCCTCACATCAAACGGCCTCAATATTGCTGATATCTGTCTCGATGAGGATGAGATCAGATTCTTCAAAGATGTTGATATCTTAATCTTAAAAGATTGTAAGGGACAAAGATTGAAAGCTTCGAGTATTACACCATGGTCGTTTTCAGTAGTCAACAACACAAGACAATTGACCGACTTATCAACAAGGTCTCTCTTAGATTTAGAGAGGAGAGCTTTTTTCGGGATATCACCGACGGTAAAAGTGCGCTCTGTGGCCGTTTGTTGGTCACATACACAAAGGTTAAGGTCAACTCCTGGGTCAGCACACACCTTAAAGCCACTGTATGGTGAGGTACGGTCAAACCTGGTCAGCTGTAGCGAGCCTGGTGTCCCGAGGGAGTACTGTATGGCCACAAAGAACACTTCGAGAGGACGACTGACCACCAGTCTAACAGATAGCTCCATAGTTATGTACATAGTGTGgttctgtaatatacaaaaactCTACAACTTAGAATCCTCCTCAACTGTGGCAAGAGCAGATTTCAAATTCCATATTGGCTTTAATAGGGGCAAACTATTTCTTTTTTACATCAGCAGGTATATCTATTTTAGTGGTAGTCTTTCCATTATTGATTATCAATTGTTTACCCATACTAACTTAAAGTCATTtacaacaatatacatatagaaACTTAGAATATATACCGGGTATATATCAAATGTGATTGTACAACttctaaaataaatacaattcaatttgaatacatttgtattcaaAATGTCATATCATAAGCAAATTTTGAACCATTCATAAATAATCCTCAACATTAGTCATCTTACCTTTCCaaaattagttttaacattGCCGAAGCTGTGGAGTCGGAGACGCTGACATTTTCCGAATGCAGAGTTAACTGTTGGACTACCTTTTCTGTATTGTGACTGGATAACAGCGTTCAGCTTGTTCAATGCAAAGTGGGCATACATGACGTAATGAGAGTCATTCTTCACTGTATTCTCAAAACCTTCACAGATACACAGGTTTGGCATGATCCTAGGCATAACATTACATGTCCGAGAAGGAGATATTCTCGATAACAAACCATACTCGGGTACATGAAACCGTTCTTTGATTTTTTCATAAGAAGACAGAGAGAGGAATGATTTTGAGGATGTGTATTTTTTGCGATGAGTTGAGGTATTGGAGGACTGAGCCATTACAGCGATGTGGTTTAGCATGTGGTGTAGATCCAACAAACTAATTAGTTTATTCTGATTAGATACAAGGGCATTGGATTGAGCTGGACCAAATTTGTGTCGGACACCCTCCGGAAGTATTATCATCAAGAAAGGGTGGAACATCTCTATCCGACCCTCCAGACTGGCATCCATGAAATGTCCATAAGCATTTCCATGgtcagaaaacaaaatggtgaGTGTATCATTTAATGTAGAGGCAAATTTTAGATAACTTGCCAATGATTGGTCCAGAGTTTTTATTCTACGGCCAGTATCCTCATGACCTACGTTGGTCTCTAAAAACGTGAAGAAAGGCTGTTCTAGACTAGTCATACGGGTCTGATAAAGTCTAAGGTAGTCAAGAGCAAACTGATGTTGGAACTGGCCCCCATAACACACCGTATCCGGACCATGAAAGTGATCATTTACATTATTCACTCGAAATATTTCACAGCTAGACAAGGTCGTACCTAGACTGTCTATACCCGCCTTCTCCAGTGCCGCATTTAACCTTTTCCAGATTTTCCTACTAGAATATGACTTATTGAAAGCCAGTAAATCTTTTGATATTCCCCATTCCCACTCCCAGCACAGGTCCTCTAGCCACTGTGTGTGATAGTCCTGGGACTTAAAGGGACTGAAGAGAGATTCAATGGAGAGAGGAACAGGAGGCATGTCTAACACACCAAACGGTTTCTCTGAAGGATCCACGTAACCAGAAAATAGAGCTTGTAAGGATTCAAATGTTCTTGATCTCATACTCTGAACAAGTTCAAAGTCCAAAGTCACTGGACCATGACCTGTCCTGATGTTGTCATGGTTGACAGATTCCATGGTTTTAACTGTTTCTGGTAATGTTCTGAAGAAGTGATGTCTTGACACAGAAtctataaaaatcatgttgatgTTAAAAAGcgaactctttttttttttgatatctTTAATGACTGGTGGTAAGGTCAATATTTGAGACATATAGTACACGGAATGCATATCATCATACATTGGTATTCCATCATCCTTGTTGTATTTACCTATGATGTCGTACATGTAATCTTCATACGttttctttaaacattttaggATACAGAAGCCATACTGCTGTTTGGAGTTTGAAGGGTCTATCATTTTATCAATGTGAAGCTGGAGAGATGATTGATCCTTGAAATTCTGCCATACTAGCTCGCCTGTGTCTGGTTGGACGGTGCCCACCACTACAGGTAGGGCACACTGATTGATGTTACACTCTGTTTTAAGGTTTTCTCCAGAACCCTGAAAAAACCAGGTATAAATCGTATGTTTATCTTAGTAATAGTAAAGCTTCACATAGTAACCATTATATCATTTGAACTCTTGAGCTACCAGTACACATATAgtataataaaatatcatttttctcCATGTATGTGACTGTGACCCTGGAATTAACTGTTAATAACTATGGGTAAATCACAAGGACTATTGATATATACTAATGTTCCAATAGGTACAAATTATTACCAAAAAGAAAGGTCAGACAGATATTATGTacattgtgtgtgtgtatacataTGCATTATTAATTTATGAAATAGAATAAACACTAAATGTCgaaatttaaagtgaatagtcgggcaaaggaaggctTTATATCCCTTATAACTTCTTATgaaatgggaaaaaaaaaagatttcaaaatcgctctgcatgCGAAGAAGTTAATTGATATTATAGGAAACCTAAAATGTCCGCCCGGCTGGCTTTGTCCGTGTTGactttccacgcagcctcgctttatTTTTATAACTGTGTCAAATTTACAAGGggcttttccataatttcaatggtcaaaactggacaacgtaagcagaacttgactgtCATTTTGATATGGAAGgtcttttggaaggccaatgaacgcatttagacggTTTGTCTGACTATTCACTTGAAACTTCGGTAAGAAATATTCACCTGTAGTGTACACAGTGTTGTGAGTTTCGAATCACAAGGCAGGGTGTCAGATTCCACAAACATCTCCCGGGCAATGGTACAGGAACCAGTTACAGGGGCTATACGGGCACATGCCACCTTTTCCTTGCTTCCACTCCCATCTGACAGATGATGTTGGAATCTCAGATGTGGGATGGAACATTCTTCTACCTTCTCACCAACTGGTCCGGGATCTCTGTTTAAATCATACCCACCTACAACTTTCCGGATGATGCTGTCATGATGCCATGCTGTCTTTTCTGTATTTGGGACAGATTTAAAGAAATATTCCgaaattgatttcaaaatatttgtttgaataAGAATAAAGATAACTACTGACGCCAAAATATACTTCAGCCACCGATTTCTCTGCTTTCTTCTCATTCTTACTCCTTGTTTATCAAATGAAATGTTGAAGTCTGTGTTCATTGAAGAATACATTCAGCTCCTGTTACTTTAAGTTCCATGTCCAAGTTCTTGATTTTGGTTGAGGGATAGTACAGCAGGCTAAAGCTGCCATACCTTCCCAAGTTGGATCACACATCACATATTTAGACTTATTTCGTTCATCTGTGAAGAGAAAAGCAAAAGGATAATCAGATAATTGGCATTAAATTTCCTATCCCATTTAAGTTACTATCCATTGATCGGCGGATGGCAGTTATTCGCCGCTTGTAATGTGAGAAGTACTACTACTTAGCTATTATCCACcttacataaaatacattttggcaATTAAAAACTGCATCATGTTACTGGTATCATACACAGAGCACACAGCTTTACCTCAGCCTGCTTCGAATTCCTGCAAATCGTGTTTTCCTCCTCTCATATGTTTTTTCTCACTTCACACGAAAAAGAGTTCCGAAATCTAGAGCACTTCCTGGAGGCATGTAAACAAACTTGTCGGAGTGGCTGGCGAAATTTGAAGGTCAGCATGCGCAAATCATTTCAC of Argopecten irradians isolate NY chromosome 7, Ai_NY, whole genome shotgun sequence contains these proteins:
- the LOC138327399 gene encoding uncharacterized protein, which produces MYSSMNTDFNISFDKQGVRMRRKQRNRWLKYILASVVIFILIQTNILKSISEYFFKSVPNTEKTAWHHDSIIRKVVGGYDLNRDPGPVGEKVEECSIPHLRFQHHLSDGSGSKEKVACARIAPVTGSCTIAREMFVESDTLPCDSKLTTLCTLQGSGENLKTECNINQCALPVVVGTVQPDTGELVWQNFKDQSSLQLHIDKMIDPSNSKQQYGFCILKCLKKTYEDYMYDIIGKYNKDDGIPMYDDMHSVYYMSQILTLPPVIKDIKKKKSSLFNINMIFIDSVSRHHFFRTLPETVKTMESVNHDNIRTGHGPVTLDFELVQSMRSRTFESLQALFSGYVDPSEKPFGVLDMPPVPLSIESLFSPFKSQDYHTQWLEDLCWEWEWGISKDLLAFNKSYSSRKIWKRLNAALEKAGIDSLGTTLSSCEIFRVNNVNDHFHGPDTVCYGGQFQHQFALDYLRLYQTRMTSLEQPFFTFLETNVGHEDTGRRIKTLDQSLASYLKFASTLNDTLTILFSDHGNAYGHFMDASLEGRIEMFHPFLMIILPEGVRHKFGPAQSNALVSNQNKLISLLDLHHMLNHIAVMAQSSNTSTHRKKYTSSKSFLSLSSYEKIKERFHVPEYGLLSRISPSRTCNVMPRIMPNLCICEGFENTVKNDSHYVMYAHFALNKLNAVIQSQYRKGSPTVNSAFGKCQRLRLHSFGNVKTNFGKNHTMYITMELSVRLVVSRPLEVFFVAIQYSLGTPGSLQLTRFDRTSPYSGFKVCADPGVDLNLCVCDQQTATERTFTVGDIPKKALLSKSKRDLVDKSVNCLVLLTTENDHGVILEAFNLCPLQSFKIKISTSLKNLISSSSRQISAILRPFDVRLMVAAVQINQRKEISWKYKISLLLV